In Dama dama isolate Ldn47 chromosome X, ASM3311817v1, whole genome shotgun sequence, one genomic interval encodes:
- the MAGEH1 gene encoding melanoma-associated antigen H1, with protein MPRGRKSRRRRNARAAEENRNSRKIQASETSETPMAASVVSSTPEDDLSCPEDDPSTPEETSTTPEESLSTAQAQKPSVARSNFQGTKKSLLMSILALIFIMGNSAKEALVWKVLGKLGMQPGQQHSIFGDPKKVVTEEFVRRGYLIYKPVPRSSPVEYEFFWGPRAHVESSKLKVMHFVARVRNRCSKDWPCNYDWDSDDDAEVEAILNSGARGYSAP; from the coding sequence ATGCCACGGGGACGAAAGAGCCGGCGTCGCCGTAACGCAAGGGCCGCAGAGGAGAACCGCAACAGTCGTAAGATTCAGGCCTCCGAAACCTCTGAGACCCCGATGGCCGCCTCTGTGGTCTCAAGCACCCCGGAGGACGACCTGAGCTGCCCAGAGGACGACCCaagcactccagaggagacctccACTACTCCTGAGGAATCCTTGAGCACTGCTCAAGCGCAGAAGCCCTCGGTAGCCCGGAGCAACTTTCAAGGCACCAAGAAAAGCCTCCTGATGTCTATATTAGCCCTCATCTTCATCATGGGCAACAGCGCCAAGGAGGCCCTGGTCTGGAAAGTGCTAGGAAAGTTGGGGATGCAGCCTGGCCAGCAGCACAGCATCTTTGGAGATCCAAAGAAGGTCGTTACAGAAGAGTTTGTGCGCAGAGGGTACCTGATTTATAAGCCGGTGCCCCGTAGCAGCCCCGTGGAGTACGAGTTCTTCTGGGGACCTAGAGCACACGTGGAATCAAGCAAGCTGAAAGTCATGCACTTTGTGGCAAGGGTGCGTAACCGATGCTCCAAGGACTGGCCGTGTAATTACGATTGGGATTCTGATGATGATGCAGAAGTTGAGGCTATCCTCAATTCAGGTGCGAGAGGTTATTCTGCTCCTTAG